ATGGCGCGATTTCTTCATCGTCCGATTAACAAAAGCGATCGCCTAGCATTTTTAGAAGATTTCCTGTTGGCTGATTATGATGCAGCAGCAGGAACAATCTACACCTCCGTCAGCCAAAAGGCTGTAGAAATTATGCCCCAAGAGTTTGCTCAAATCAGCGTACCAACTCTGATGGTGTCTGGAGAAAAGGATATTATCATTCCTGCAAAAATGGGTAAACAGGCAGCAGCCTTAAACGACAACATTAAATATGTCGAACTACCTAAAACTTCTCATTTCCCCATGCTAGAAGATCCCGCAGCATATCTAAAAACCGTCAGAGAATTTTTACAGCCTCATAATAACCTTTCTTTAACAACTAATAACTAAAAGCTGCGCTCCTTTATTGATGGTTTTTTACTTAATGCCATTATTTTTAGCGAAAAACAAGAGATTCAGGTAGAGTGTAACAAGCCCGATCGCATAGCTGTACCAGAATTAATGAGTAACAACTTATATCAAGATATTCGAGAATTTTATGATGCCTCTAGTGGACTGTGGGAAGAAATCTGGGGAGAACATATGCACCATGGTTACTATGGTAAAAATGGTAACTACAAATTAGATCGTCGTCAGGCGCAAATAGAATTAATTGAAGAGCTATTAATTTGGGCTGGTTATGCTGAAAACAATGCGCCAGAGAACATAATTGATGTCGGCTGCGGTATTGGTGGCAGTACCTTGCATTTGGCACAGAAGTTTGGCAGCAAAGCGACTGGGATTACTTTATCTCCTGTGCAGGCATTTAGAGCCAGGGAAAGAGCAGCAGAAGCAGATTTAGAAGATCGCGTTAGGTTTGAAGTGGCAAACGCTTTAGAGATGCCTTTTGAGGACAATACTTTTGATTTGGTATGGTCATTAGAAAGCGGTGAACATATGCCCGATAAGACTAAGTTTTTGGCAGAATGTTATCGTGTCTTAAAGCCAGGCGGAAAAATAATTTTGGCTACCTGGTGTCATCGGGAAACTGACTCTTTAGCTGGGAATCTAACTGTTAATGAAATTGCTCACCTCAAAGAAATTTATCGTGTATACTGCCTACCCTATGTTATCTCTTTGTCCGAGTATAGAGCGATCGCCTTTGAATGTGGCTTCAATGAGCTTAAATCAGATGATTGGTCGATAGCGGTTGCACCTTTTTGGGATGTAGTAATCGACTCGGCTATTACACCCCAGGCAATTGTGGGTTTATTTCAAGCAGGTTGGCAAACAGTTCAAGGAGCATTATCTTTGAATCTGATGAGTCGCGGTTATGCTAGAGGATTGATTCGCTTTGGGTTAATTTGTGCTACGAAATAGATAGGCTTAACAGTTACGTCAGTAATAACTTTATGAAGATCGATCATGTTCATTTCTACACTAGGAATGCAGCAAGAACTAGAGACTGGTTTATCCACAATGTCGGCTTTCAAGCGATCGCCAGAAGTATTAATAAACACACTCATACTGAGGTAATTGGCTTAAATTCGGCTTTTTTGGTAATTTCTTCGCCCTTAAATACTACTAGTTCAGTTGCCAAGTATCTTGAGTTTCATCCTTCGGGAATAGTAGATATTGCCTTTAGAGTAGATGATCTTAAATCAGTTGTTAGTCAGGCAAAGCACTTAGGAGTAAAAATATTACAGCATCCTCAAACTTATCAATCGTTACCAGGGAAATTTAAAGCTGCCAAAATTACTGGCTGGAATTTTATCCAACATACTTTAATTGAAGCGACTTCAGATAAATTTGATTATTGCTTACCAGATATAGATCTTGAGCCATGTTCGCTCAAGGCTAATTTCAAGACAAATATTACTCACATCGATCACGTTGTTCTCAACGTTGCTGCGGGTAAATTAGACTCGGCTGTAAGTCTATATCAGTCTCTATTTGGATTTAAAATACAGCAGAGTTTTAATATTCAGACTGAAAAATCGGGATTAAGCAGTCAGGCTTTAATCGATGATAGCGGTGAAGTGCAGTTTAATATTAATCAGCCAACTTCAACTAATTCTCAGATTCAAGAATTTATCAATCTTAATGGTGGATCGGGTATTCAACACCTAGCATTGCGATCGCAAAACTTGATTGCTGACGTGGCTTTGATGCAGCCTCATCTTAAATTTTTAACCGTACCCCAGTCCTATTACAG
This DNA window, taken from Pleurocapsa sp. FMAR1, encodes the following:
- a CDS encoding methyltransferase domain-containing protein, with amino-acid sequence MSNNLYQDIREFYDASSGLWEEIWGEHMHHGYYGKNGNYKLDRRQAQIELIEELLIWAGYAENNAPENIIDVGCGIGGSTLHLAQKFGSKATGITLSPVQAFRARERAAEADLEDRVRFEVANALEMPFEDNTFDLVWSLESGEHMPDKTKFLAECYRVLKPGGKIILATWCHRETDSLAGNLTVNEIAHLKEIYRVYCLPYVISLSEYRAIAFECGFNELKSDDWSIAVAPFWDVVIDSAITPQAIVGLFQAGWQTVQGALSLNLMSRGYARGLIRFGLICATK
- the hppD gene encoding 4-hydroxyphenylpyruvate dioxygenase, yielding MKIDHVHFYTRNAARTRDWFIHNVGFQAIARSINKHTHTEVIGLNSAFLVISSPLNTTSSVAKYLEFHPSGIVDIAFRVDDLKSVVSQAKHLGVKILQHPQTYQSLPGKFKAAKITGWNFIQHTLIEATSDKFDYCLPDIDLEPCSLKANFKTNITHIDHVVLNVAAGKLDSAVSLYQSLFGFKIQQSFNIQTEKSGLSSQALIDDSGEVQFNINQPTSTNSQIQEFINLNGGSGIQHLALRSQNLIADVALMQPHLKFLTVPQSYYSLLKHKSWLSTQEWQAIANNQILVDSDQGNLKHQPVAKSLLMQIFTQPIFEQPTFFLEFIERRQEAKGFGQGNFKALFEAVEREQVKRV